In Alosa sapidissima isolate fAloSap1 chromosome 4, fAloSap1.pri, whole genome shotgun sequence, the following are encoded in one genomic region:
- the igfbp6a gene encoding insulin-like growth factor-binding protein 6a, producing MKAMPLFPNLLTLLVIFPLAVPATRGLAPRHGLHKTCPNCPKDAKGRGGAATVPSERPGEDSTAALGQGELCGVYTLSCARGLRCNPPLGDPNPLHALLQGRGICSSLRSPATGNPQTTASQPSTPIGDFQGPCRKQLNSILQGLELKIIQSDQAIYIPNCDRRGFYRKKQCRSSRGMQRGQCWCVSETGAAMPSRTAEDGTVSCDGV from the exons ATGAAAGCAATGCCTCTGTTTCCCAACCTTCTGACCCTCCTGGTGATCTTCCCTCTGGCAGTGCCAGCCACCCGGGGACTGGCGCCCCGCCATGGGCTCCACAAGACTTGCCCCAACTGCCCCAAGGACGCCAAGGGCCGGGGTGGTGCCGCCACAGTCCCCTCGGAGCGGCCAGGGGAAGACAGCACGGCGGCACTGGGCCAGGGGGAGCTGTGCGGAGTCTACACCCTGAGTTGTGCACGGGGGCTCCGCTGCAACCCCCCGCTGGGTGACCCCAACCCACTCCATGCCCTGCTGCAGGGCCGGGGGATCTGCAGTAGCCTCAGGAGCCCCGCCACAGGCAACCCGCAGACCACAG CTTCCCAACCATCTACACCCATTGGTGATTTCCAG GGTCCCTGCCGTAAACAGCTCAACTCAATTCTCCAAGGTCTGGAGCTAAAGATCATCCAGTCTGATCAGGCCATTTACATCCCCAACTGTGACCGGAGAGGTTTCTACAGAAAGAAGCAG TGTCGCTCCTCAAGGGGCATGCAGCGTGGTCAGTGCTGGTGTGTGAGTGAAACCGGAGCAGCGATGCCGTCGAGAACAGCTGAAGACGGCACTGTTTCCTGCGACGGTGTGTGA
- the LOC121707685 gene encoding phosphatidylinositol 5-phosphate 4-kinase type-2 gamma-like isoform X2: MLLPDDFKANTKIKVNNHLFNKENLPGHFKFKEYCPQVFRNLRERFGIEDLDYQASLVRSPPVQAADTQEEGLLLSSYDRTLIVKQISSEEVEDMLNILSQYHEHIVTCHGSTLLPQFLGLYRITVESEDTYLMVMRNMFSHRLMVHRKYDLKGSLVSREASDKEKVKELPTYKDVDFRNNMQKVFVSEEQKEKIMEKLNRDVEFLVRLRIMDYSLLLGIHDVRRYEREEEEQESSSFEEGEEVQNGIPQATPGQPHPASGSYGTSPEGIAGYMNSFKPFGPGEFDPYVDVYAIQSDVGAPQREVYFMGLIDVLTQYDTKKKAAHAAKTVKHGAGAEISTVHPEQYAKRFREFIANIFA; the protein is encoded by the exons ATGTTACTGCCAGATGACTTCAAAGCCAACACCAAGATCAAAGTGAACAACCATCTCTTTAACAA GGAAAATCTCCCCGGCCACTTCAAGTTCAAAGAATACTGCCCGCAGGTATTTCGAAACCTCCGTGAGCGATTTGGCATCGAAGATCTGGACTACCAG GCCTCCCTGGTGCGTAGCCCCCCGGTGCAGGCTGCCGACACGCAGGAGGAGGGTCTGCTGCTCTCCTCCTACGACCGCACTCTCATCGTCAAGCAAATCTCCAGCGAGGAGGTGGAGGACATGCTCAACATCCTCTCCCAGTACCACGAG CACATAGTAACATGTCATGGCAGCACGTTACTCCCCCAGTTTCTGGGCCTGTACCGCATCACAGTGGAGAGCGAGGACACCTACCTCATGGTCATGAGGAACATGTTCAGCCACAGGCTCATGGTTCACAGGAAATACGACCTCAAG GGCTCGCTGGTGTCACGTGAAGCAAGCGATAAAGAGAAG GTGAAAGAGCTTCCCACATACAAAGATGTGGATTTCCGTAACAACATGCAGaaggtgtttgtgagtgaggaGCAGAAggaaaagatcatggagaagCTGAACAGAGATGTAGAG ttcCTGGTGCGGTTAAGGATTATGGACTATAGCCTGCTTCTGGGGATCCATGACGTGCGGCGGTATGAgcgagaggaggaggaacaggAGTCCTCCTCCtttgaggagggagaggaggtgcaGAATGGGATTCCCCAGGCGACCCCTGGACAACCACACCCAGCCAGCGGCTCCTATGGCACCTCCCCTGAAGGCATTGCGGGGTACATGAACTCCTTTAAGCCCTTTGGCCCTGGGGAGTTTGACCCCTACGTAGACGTGTATGCCATTCAGAGTGATGTTG GTGCTCCCCAGCGGGAGGTCTACTTCATGGGTCTGATTGATGTGCTGACGCAGTATGACACCAAGAAGAAAGCAGCGCATGCCGCAAAAACAGTCAAACATGGG
- the LOC121707685 gene encoding phosphatidylinositol 5-phosphate 4-kinase type-2 gamma-like isoform X1 gives MSSPGKSGGPVVKLARTKSKKKHFVHQRVEVFRASNPVLSIFMWGVNHAINDLSQIPVPVMLLPDDFKANTKIKVNNHLFNKENLPGHFKFKEYCPQVFRNLRERFGIEDLDYQASLVRSPPVQAADTQEEGLLLSSYDRTLIVKQISSEEVEDMLNILSQYHEHIVTCHGSTLLPQFLGLYRITVESEDTYLMVMRNMFSHRLMVHRKYDLKGSLVSREASDKEKVKELPTYKDVDFRNNMQKVFVSEEQKEKIMEKLNRDVEFLVRLRIMDYSLLLGIHDVRRYEREEEEQESSSFEEGEEVQNGIPQATPGQPHPASGSYGTSPEGIAGYMNSFKPFGPGEFDPYVDVYAIQSDVGAPQREVYFMGLIDVLTQYDTKKKAAHAAKTVKHGAGAEISTVHPEQYAKRFREFIANIFA, from the exons ATGTCCTCTCCTGGTAAGTCTGGTGGACCCGTGGTGAAGCTCGCTCGAACTAAAAGCAAAAAGAAGCATTTTGTGCATCAGAGGGTGGAGGTCTTCCGGGCAAGCAATCCTGTTCTGAGTATTTTCATGTGGGGCGTCAATCACGCG ATAAATGACCTGTCTCAGATACCTGTTCCTGTCATGTTACTGCCAGATGACTTCAAAGCCAACACCAAGATCAAAGTGAACAACCATCTCTTTAACAA GGAAAATCTCCCCGGCCACTTCAAGTTCAAAGAATACTGCCCGCAGGTATTTCGAAACCTCCGTGAGCGATTTGGCATCGAAGATCTGGACTACCAG GCCTCCCTGGTGCGTAGCCCCCCGGTGCAGGCTGCCGACACGCAGGAGGAGGGTCTGCTGCTCTCCTCCTACGACCGCACTCTCATCGTCAAGCAAATCTCCAGCGAGGAGGTGGAGGACATGCTCAACATCCTCTCCCAGTACCACGAG CACATAGTAACATGTCATGGCAGCACGTTACTCCCCCAGTTTCTGGGCCTGTACCGCATCACAGTGGAGAGCGAGGACACCTACCTCATGGTCATGAGGAACATGTTCAGCCACAGGCTCATGGTTCACAGGAAATACGACCTCAAG GGCTCGCTGGTGTCACGTGAAGCAAGCGATAAAGAGAAG GTGAAAGAGCTTCCCACATACAAAGATGTGGATTTCCGTAACAACATGCAGaaggtgtttgtgagtgaggaGCAGAAggaaaagatcatggagaagCTGAACAGAGATGTAGAG ttcCTGGTGCGGTTAAGGATTATGGACTATAGCCTGCTTCTGGGGATCCATGACGTGCGGCGGTATGAgcgagaggaggaggaacaggAGTCCTCCTCCtttgaggagggagaggaggtgcaGAATGGGATTCCCCAGGCGACCCCTGGACAACCACACCCAGCCAGCGGCTCCTATGGCACCTCCCCTGAAGGCATTGCGGGGTACATGAACTCCTTTAAGCCCTTTGGCCCTGGGGAGTTTGACCCCTACGTAGACGTGTATGCCATTCAGAGTGATGTTG GTGCTCCCCAGCGGGAGGTCTACTTCATGGGTCTGATTGATGTGCTGACGCAGTATGACACCAAGAAGAAAGCAGCGCATGCCGCAAAAACAGTCAAACATGGG